One genomic region from Epinephelus fuscoguttatus linkage group LG8, E.fuscoguttatus.final_Chr_v1 encodes:
- the virma gene encoding protein virilizer homolog isoform X2 — protein sequence MAGDTSTELLFLDTFKHQSAELTNVDVVRFPCGVLITEVRVIPPGIKAHSNLPDSRAFGETSPHAFQLELFFNNVTKPNNPVFHRLGSLEYDENKSIVFRPSGKVNTDGLVLRGWYTSLTIAVYGTAERSHGHDQASPPPPPPPPPQQPSGPKRIIKQEWEKDDQYNGSPPRPAPRGPRTPPGPPPPDDDDEEQVPVTVGVVKEEPCEGRDDYLEAVSPERSLPADETYSDAEQEEEGDEEEDEEEQEEEEDARTEGSIPEEEEEEEEEDEGDDGYEQISSDEDDLDNGSFKLPTFDMDYTPEDLASVPPVQYDPYERELRPLLYFTPPYKTRFDTQFEKASVEEPRDPGGTEEPAGGEEAEAVAQLKELLANIGDDRDARWVTALEEAPALLAKGLAYLVKQGESEMEEPLGVLVQWALQALSMEIALTQPIALNLRQLKAGAKLASQLAECPQGLTVLLREGALGVLLELIQADHVSSTLKLSILKALGALTSAPAGAEAFLHAGESEKSGYQRLVQLFLREETVRVITAGNAILQKSHMYEVLVDLQRAAAALSEPQQEEMEEAESPMEEEPSINSSPVSEAELDRLAGVLEELHHLLETAPHCMVQPPGKAFPTTARVTGPQERDDPYPTLYRYMHACHFLESTAAVLSAAAAAGHLGVTQAIRELLRFLSLTQSGLLFLLAQPTPANLLLRLLASMAEAESEETAITGGEGGVTGPGFGEEGFGVWLMQALHALQGVSELMSHVAMGGDGGAGLEEGDNPEVLGMLHALYLMTFTQTGRSAVAHVFSLDNNLSCLVTLLQHHSKDGQGEAKARKAVTYNYACMLVLLVVQTSNELRMMEQFAAPLLTIAKADDLNAKLQELSKWLEPLEKVRFEIGSIPTLIDYIKQNVENVLTAEGAGLVTALRVLCHIASAPPAVEGQQRDLKWSLAGVQLFSGEGLDTCVRVLQKLCSVLLQPWRVHGHMGPTPQRCMILSICISTLRLLRTMLMELLRGGAFQFRDTRVASVLVSLHMIVCSIPASGRLDGEETRVQALIVDILLTFTQGVNEEVTHTEETLASNTWSLMLKEVLSSLLKAPEGLFSGLTLLSELLPLPLPMQSTQVISVQDVAVALNTRKLWSMHIRAQWKVFSEALRCVCATSCPPLLAMLRRMCVQLADLSSPTATLIMKMPLELLLEELQPAEGKGVCWGQVLRLLSLMDALVSQKSCKSAALHLLSGSVSGDEQLADLFPSLLSLLVPPADHSLQQQQCSEIVGTILQSLCDQDISLVVSPPGETCVSEAEQLANALPGREMMTSVCNALLEVLGNSESSVPLLLTCIRTLTFLTEHDYGLFHLKVGLKKHGGGLYTLLKRLVFAFNKDSADLLSALLDFLRQIVNTETMCVDEAQGSGEESAFISPRLLSGCEMKGLLQWEDSDSHPLPTLEKQITKLCKEDDSLETMLETVIVLRQTLETATDAPPAVETEPTLPPPETLAAQFNHRTVFILSETLDEQLKTLWFSPFQTDDIEADLDMVKVDLVGLAQECCPELDLKAELERSFLSEPSSPGHTKAPKGFRLGKHKHETFITSSGKSDYIEPAKRAHIMAAPRGRGGRGGFGQNLNRPHDIFRQRKQNTSRPPSMHVDDFVAAEFKDITTPLGLLPPKRPPKNSPKPPTRGLFTGNRGRGTFHSQTRFFTPPQPKGVLLSGNYTRREGGRGSSWSGQVPAVTHRGTYSEPRGGQSNFTRGPLPSRQPPASAYRLAPRDRAPRGRGGAGLSWLSGGGGGGSAGGGGGGGGGGRGSQGSKFSGGGGSGGGRGRHVRSFTR from the exons ATGGCGGGGGACACCTCAACGGAGCTTCTTTTTTTAGATACGTTTAAGCACCAAAGTGCGGAG TTAACCAACGTGGATGTGGTGCGGTTTCCTTGCGGGGTGCTAATCACAGAGGTGCGGGTCATTCCTCCAGGAATCAAAGCACACAGCAACTTGCCCGACAGCAGAGCATTTGg gGAGACATCTCCTCACGCCTTCCAGTTGGAGCTGTTCTTTAATAATGTCACCAAACCCAACAACCCTGTGTTCCACAGACTGGGCAG TCTGGAATATGATGAGAACAAGTCCATCGTGTTCAGACCCAGTGGAaag GTGAACACTGACGGCCTGGTGCTACGTGGCTGGTACACCAGTCTGACGATAGCAGTGTATGGGACAGCAGAGCGCTCACATGGACATGACCAAGCCtcgccccctcctcctccacccccaccccctcaaCAGCCAAGTGGGCCCAAGCGGATCATTAAACAAG AGTGGGAAAAAGATGACCAGTACAATGGCAGCCCACCCAGACCAGCACCCAGAGGGCCCCGTACTCCTCCTGGGCCTCCGCccccagatgatgatgatgaagagcagGTCCCAGTGACAG TGGGCGTGGTCAAAGAGGAGCCATGTGAGGGCCGTGACGACTACCTGGAGGCCGTGTCTCCTGAAAGATCACTGCCAGCTGATGAAACATACTCAGATGCTGAACAAGAGGAAGaaggtgatgaggaggaggatgaggaggagcaagaggaggaagaagatgcGCGGACTGAGGGGAGCATTCccgaagaggaggaagaagaggaggaggaagatgagg GTGATGACGGCTATGAGCAGATTTCCAGCGATGAGGATGATCTGGATAACGGTAGCTTCAAGTTGCCCACATTTGACATGGACTACACTCCTGAGGACCTGGCATCTGTCCCACCAGTCCAGTATGACCCATATGAGCGAGAACTCAGGCCCCTGCTCTACTTCACTCCTCCATACAAGACTCGCTTTGATACCCAGTTTGAGAAGGCCAGTGTGGAGGAACCCAGAGACCCTGGTGGAACAGAAGAACCAGCAGGTGGAGAGGAAGCTGAGGCTGTTGCCCAGCTTAAAGAGCTCCTAGCTAATATTGGAGATGACAGAGATGCTCGCTGGGTCACTGCTCTGGAGGAGGCACCTGCACTACTGGCCAAAGGGCTGGCTTATTTAGTCAAACAAGGAGAGAGTGAGATGGAGGAACCCCTCGGAGTTTTAGTCCAATGGGCGCTCCAAGCTCTGAGCATGGAGATTGCTCTCACACAACCCATTGCTCTTAACCTCAGACAGTTGAAAGCTGGTGCCAAGCTAGCTTCACAGCTTGCAGAGTGCCCACAGGGCCTCACAGTGCTGCTGCGAGAAGGGGCCCTGGGTGTGCTGCTGGAGCTGATCCAAGCCGACCATGTCTCCTCTACACTGAAGCTGAGTATCCTGAAAGCGCTTGGTGCTCTGACCAGTGCTCCTGCTGGTGCAGAGGCTTTCCTGCATGCAGGAGAATCAGAGAAGAGTGGCTATCAG CGTTTAGTCCAGCTGTTCCTGCGTGAAGAGACAGTGAGGGTCATTACAGCTGGCAACGCCATATTACAGAAAAGCCACATGTATGAGGTACTGGTCGACCTGCagcgtgcagcagcagcactgagtgAACCACAGcag GAGGAGATGGAAGAGGCTGAGAGCCCCATGGAGGAGGAACCATCCATCAACTCCTCCCCTGTGAGCGAGGCAGAGCTTGATAGGCTGGCGGGAGTTTTGGAAGAGTTACATCACCTGTTAGAAACAGCCCCTCACTGCATGGTGCAGCCACCTGGGAAAGCCTTTCCGACGACTGCAAGAGTAACAGGACCCCAGGAGAGGGACGATCCATACCCGACTCTGTATAg GTATATGCATGCATGCCATTTCCTGGAGAGCACAGCAGCGGTGCTGTCAGCGGCTGCGGCGGCCGGTCACCTCGGTGTCACCCAAGCTATTAGAGAGCTCCTACGTTTCCTGTCGCTCACCCAGTCAGGCCTGCTCTTCCTTCTCGCCCAGCCCACTCCCGCGAATCTGCTGCTGCGTCTCCTGGCATCGATGGCAGAAGCTGAGAGCGAGGAGACCGCCATTACAGGGGGCGAGGGGGGTGTCACAGGGCCAGGGTTTGGTGAAGAGGGCTTCGGTGTGTGGCTAATGCAGGCGCTGCATGCTCTGCAGGGCGTGTCAGAGCTCATGAGCCATGTGGCCATGGGAGGAGACGGAGGAGCTGGGCTAGAGGAAGGTGACAACCCGGAGGTACTGGGCATGCTCCATGCACTCTACCTGATGACCTTCACACAGACTGGTCGCAGTGCTGTGGCCCATGTTTTCAGCCTGGATAACAACCTGTCGTGTCTGGTCACACTGCTTCAGCACCACAGCAAGGACGGACAGGG TGAGGCCAAAGCTCGCAAAGCAGTGACGTATAACTACGCCTGCATGCTGGTGTTACTAGTGGTACAGACCTCTAATGAACTGCGGATGATGGAACAATTTGCTGCCCCACTACTCACCATAGCCAAGGCTGATGACCTGAATGCCAAGTTGCAGG AGCTCAGCAAATGGCTGGAGCCTCTGGAAAAAGTCCGCTTTGAGATTGGCAGCATTCCCACCCTCATAGACTACATCAAACAG AATGTGGAAAATGTTTTGACCGCTGAGGGAGCTGGACTGGTCACTGCTCTCAGGGTCCTTTGTCACATTGCCTCCGCTCCACCTGCTGTAGAAG GTCAGCAGAGGGATCTTAAGTGGAGTCTTGCAGGGGTCCAACTGTTCTCCGGCGAGGGTCTGGATACGTGTGTGCGTGTCCTACAGAAGCTGTGCAGTGTGTTGCTGCAGCCATGGCGTGTACACGGACACATGGGCCCCACGCCCCAGCGCTGCATGATCCTCAGTATATGTATCAGCACACTGCGGTTGCTGCGCACCATGCTGATGGAGCTGCTGCGCGGGGGAGCTTTCCAATTCAGGGACACGCGCGTGGCCAGCGTGTTGGTGTCGCTCCACATGATAGTGTGCTCCATCCCCGCGTCTGGACGTCTAGACGGAGAGGAGACAAGAGTGCAGGCACTTATCGTTGATATACTGCTCACCTTCACGCAGGGTGTCAATGAAGAG GTGACTCATACAGAGGAGACTCTGGCCAGCAACACTTGGTCTCTGATGCTAAAGGAGGTTTTGAGCTCACTGCTAAAAGCTCCTGAAGGTCTGTTTTCTGGTCTGACGTTGCTGTCTGAACTCCTGCCTCTTCCACTGCCAATGCAGAGCACTCAG GTGATATCGGTCCAAGATGTGGCCGTAGCCTTAAACACAAGGAAGCTGTGGAGCATGCACATACGGGCGCAGTGGAAAGTGTTTTCCGAGGcgttgaggtgtgtgtgtgccaccaGCTGCCCTCCTCTCCTGGCCATGCTGAGGAGAATGTGTGTTCAGCTGGCAGACCTGTCTTCACCCACTGCGACACTCATCATGAAGATGccgctggagctgctgctggaggagctgcagcc GGCGGAGGGGAAAGGCGTGTGCTGGGGCCAGGTCCTGCGTCTGCTGTCCTTGATGGACGCTCTGGTGTCACAGAAATCTTGTAAGAGCGCAGCACTGCACCTGCTGTCCGGGTCTGTGTCCGGGGATGAACAGCTGGCCGATCTGTTCCCCTCGCTGCTGTCTCTGTTAGTTCCTCCAGCTGACCACTccttacagcagcagcagtgcagcgAAATAGTTGGGACAATATTACAGTCACTGTGTGACCAG GACATTTCTCTGGTGGTTTCTCCACCTGGTGAGACCTGTGTGTCAGAGGCCGAGCAACTGGCCAATGCACTCCCAGGGCGAGAGATGATGACATCAGTGTGCAACGCCTTGTTGGAGGTTTTGGGGAATTCAGAGAGCAGTGTTCCACTCCTCCTCACCTGTATCAGGACTCTGACATTCCTCACTGAGCACGACTATGGACTCTTCCACCTCAAAGT TGGTCtgaagaaacatggtggtggtCTGTACACGCTGTTGAAGAGGTTGGTGTTTGCCTTCAACAAGGACTCAGCAGATCTGCTCTCAGCTCTGCTTGACTTCCTCAGACAGATCGTCAACACAGAAACAATG TGTGTAGATGAGGCCCAGGGGTCTGGCGAGGAGTCGGCGTTCATTTCTCCACGGTTGCTGTCAGGCTGCGAGATGAAAGGACTACTGCAGTGGGAGGACTCTGACTCCCATCCGCTCCCTACTTTAGAGAAACAGATTACG AAACTGTGTAAGGAGGATGATTCACTGGAGACGATGTTGGAGACTGTGATTGTTCTGAGGCAGACACTGGAAACGGCCACAGACGCACCTCCTGCAGTTGAAACTGAGCCCACTCTGCCACCACCGGAGACGCTTGCAGCTCAGTTTAATCACAG GACGGTGTTCATTCTGTCTGAAACTCTGGATGAGCAGCTGAAGACTCTGTGGTTCTCTCCCTTCCAAACTGATGACATCGAAGCAGATCTCGATATg GTGAAGGTGGATCTGGTGGGTCTGGCTCAGGAGTGTTGTCCAGAACTGGACCTGAAGGCAGAACTGGAGCGCTCCTTCCTGTCCGAGCCCTCCTCTCCTGGTCACACTAAGGCTCCAAAAGGCTTCCGACTGGGCAAACACAAGCACGAGACCTTCATTACATCAAG CGGTAAATCAGACTACATTGAGCCTGCAAAGAGAGCCCACATCATGGCTGCACCTCGTGGCCGCGGAGGTCGAGGAGGGTTTGGACAGAATCTCAACCGACCCCACGATATCTTTCGCCAGCGCAAACAGAACACCTCCCGTCCTCCCAGTATGCACGTGGATGATTTTGTGGCGGCGGAGTTTAAAGACATTACAACTCCCCTTGGACTTTTGCCTCCCAAACGGCCCCCAAAGAACTCCCCCAAACCCCCCACCAGAGGACTGTTCACTGGCAACAGAGGCAGAGGCACCTTCCACAGCCAAACACGATTTTTCACTCCACCACAACCCAAAGGTGTACTGCTCTCCG GTAACTACACACGCAGAGAAGGAGGCCGTGGTTCATCATGGAGTGGCCAAGTTCCAGCTGTCACTCACAGAGGAACCTACAGCGAACCTCGCGGAGGCCAGAGCAACTTCACACGTGGACCGCTGCCCTCCAGACAACCCCCAGCAA GCGCATATAGGCTGGCTCCACGGGACCGAGCCCCGCGGGGAAGAGGAGGCGCTGGACTGTCATGGCTCAgcgggggaggagggggtggcaGCGCTGGAGGAGGCGgtgggggaggtggaggaggcagaggatcTCAGGGGAGCAAATTCAGTGGTGGGGGAGGGAGCGGAGGTGGCAGGGGCAGACACGTTCGCTCCTTCACCAGGTGA
- the virma gene encoding protein virilizer homolog isoform X1, producing MAGDTSTELLFLDTFKHQSAELTNVDVVRFPCGVLITEVRVIPPGIKAHSNLPDSRAFGETSPHAFQLELFFNNVTKPNNPVFHRLGSLEYDENKSIVFRPSGKVNTDGLVLRGWYTSLTIAVYGTAERSHGHDQASPPPPPPPPPQQPSGPKRIIKQEWEKDDQYNGSPPRPAPRGPRTPPGPPPPDDDDEEQVPVTVGVVKEEPCEGRDDYLEAVSPERSLPADETYSDAEQEEEGDEEEDEEEQEEEEDARTEGSIPEEEEEEEEEDEGEDEEEEMEEGDDGYEQISSDEDDLDNGSFKLPTFDMDYTPEDLASVPPVQYDPYERELRPLLYFTPPYKTRFDTQFEKASVEEPRDPGGTEEPAGGEEAEAVAQLKELLANIGDDRDARWVTALEEAPALLAKGLAYLVKQGESEMEEPLGVLVQWALQALSMEIALTQPIALNLRQLKAGAKLASQLAECPQGLTVLLREGALGVLLELIQADHVSSTLKLSILKALGALTSAPAGAEAFLHAGESEKSGYQRLVQLFLREETVRVITAGNAILQKSHMYEVLVDLQRAAAALSEPQQEEMEEAESPMEEEPSINSSPVSEAELDRLAGVLEELHHLLETAPHCMVQPPGKAFPTTARVTGPQERDDPYPTLYRYMHACHFLESTAAVLSAAAAAGHLGVTQAIRELLRFLSLTQSGLLFLLAQPTPANLLLRLLASMAEAESEETAITGGEGGVTGPGFGEEGFGVWLMQALHALQGVSELMSHVAMGGDGGAGLEEGDNPEVLGMLHALYLMTFTQTGRSAVAHVFSLDNNLSCLVTLLQHHSKDGQGEAKARKAVTYNYACMLVLLVVQTSNELRMMEQFAAPLLTIAKADDLNAKLQELSKWLEPLEKVRFEIGSIPTLIDYIKQNVENVLTAEGAGLVTALRVLCHIASAPPAVEGQQRDLKWSLAGVQLFSGEGLDTCVRVLQKLCSVLLQPWRVHGHMGPTPQRCMILSICISTLRLLRTMLMELLRGGAFQFRDTRVASVLVSLHMIVCSIPASGRLDGEETRVQALIVDILLTFTQGVNEEVTHTEETLASNTWSLMLKEVLSSLLKAPEGLFSGLTLLSELLPLPLPMQSTQVISVQDVAVALNTRKLWSMHIRAQWKVFSEALRCVCATSCPPLLAMLRRMCVQLADLSSPTATLIMKMPLELLLEELQPAEGKGVCWGQVLRLLSLMDALVSQKSCKSAALHLLSGSVSGDEQLADLFPSLLSLLVPPADHSLQQQQCSEIVGTILQSLCDQDISLVVSPPGETCVSEAEQLANALPGREMMTSVCNALLEVLGNSESSVPLLLTCIRTLTFLTEHDYGLFHLKVGLKKHGGGLYTLLKRLVFAFNKDSADLLSALLDFLRQIVNTETMCVDEAQGSGEESAFISPRLLSGCEMKGLLQWEDSDSHPLPTLEKQITKLCKEDDSLETMLETVIVLRQTLETATDAPPAVETEPTLPPPETLAAQFNHRTVFILSETLDEQLKTLWFSPFQTDDIEADLDMVKVDLVGLAQECCPELDLKAELERSFLSEPSSPGHTKAPKGFRLGKHKHETFITSSGKSDYIEPAKRAHIMAAPRGRGGRGGFGQNLNRPHDIFRQRKQNTSRPPSMHVDDFVAAEFKDITTPLGLLPPKRPPKNSPKPPTRGLFTGNRGRGTFHSQTRFFTPPQPKGVLLSGNYTRREGGRGSSWSGQVPAVTHRGTYSEPRGGQSNFTRGPLPSRQPPASAYRLAPRDRAPRGRGGAGLSWLSGGGGGGSAGGGGGGGGGGRGSQGSKFSGGGGSGGGRGRHVRSFTR from the exons ATGGCGGGGGACACCTCAACGGAGCTTCTTTTTTTAGATACGTTTAAGCACCAAAGTGCGGAG TTAACCAACGTGGATGTGGTGCGGTTTCCTTGCGGGGTGCTAATCACAGAGGTGCGGGTCATTCCTCCAGGAATCAAAGCACACAGCAACTTGCCCGACAGCAGAGCATTTGg gGAGACATCTCCTCACGCCTTCCAGTTGGAGCTGTTCTTTAATAATGTCACCAAACCCAACAACCCTGTGTTCCACAGACTGGGCAG TCTGGAATATGATGAGAACAAGTCCATCGTGTTCAGACCCAGTGGAaag GTGAACACTGACGGCCTGGTGCTACGTGGCTGGTACACCAGTCTGACGATAGCAGTGTATGGGACAGCAGAGCGCTCACATGGACATGACCAAGCCtcgccccctcctcctccacccccaccccctcaaCAGCCAAGTGGGCCCAAGCGGATCATTAAACAAG AGTGGGAAAAAGATGACCAGTACAATGGCAGCCCACCCAGACCAGCACCCAGAGGGCCCCGTACTCCTCCTGGGCCTCCGCccccagatgatgatgatgaagagcagGTCCCAGTGACAG TGGGCGTGGTCAAAGAGGAGCCATGTGAGGGCCGTGACGACTACCTGGAGGCCGTGTCTCCTGAAAGATCACTGCCAGCTGATGAAACATACTCAGATGCTGAACAAGAGGAAGaaggtgatgaggaggaggatgaggaggagcaagaggaggaagaagatgcGCGGACTGAGGGGAGCATTCccgaagaggaggaagaagaggaggaggaagatgagggtgaggacgaggaagaggagatggaggaag GTGATGACGGCTATGAGCAGATTTCCAGCGATGAGGATGATCTGGATAACGGTAGCTTCAAGTTGCCCACATTTGACATGGACTACACTCCTGAGGACCTGGCATCTGTCCCACCAGTCCAGTATGACCCATATGAGCGAGAACTCAGGCCCCTGCTCTACTTCACTCCTCCATACAAGACTCGCTTTGATACCCAGTTTGAGAAGGCCAGTGTGGAGGAACCCAGAGACCCTGGTGGAACAGAAGAACCAGCAGGTGGAGAGGAAGCTGAGGCTGTTGCCCAGCTTAAAGAGCTCCTAGCTAATATTGGAGATGACAGAGATGCTCGCTGGGTCACTGCTCTGGAGGAGGCACCTGCACTACTGGCCAAAGGGCTGGCTTATTTAGTCAAACAAGGAGAGAGTGAGATGGAGGAACCCCTCGGAGTTTTAGTCCAATGGGCGCTCCAAGCTCTGAGCATGGAGATTGCTCTCACACAACCCATTGCTCTTAACCTCAGACAGTTGAAAGCTGGTGCCAAGCTAGCTTCACAGCTTGCAGAGTGCCCACAGGGCCTCACAGTGCTGCTGCGAGAAGGGGCCCTGGGTGTGCTGCTGGAGCTGATCCAAGCCGACCATGTCTCCTCTACACTGAAGCTGAGTATCCTGAAAGCGCTTGGTGCTCTGACCAGTGCTCCTGCTGGTGCAGAGGCTTTCCTGCATGCAGGAGAATCAGAGAAGAGTGGCTATCAG CGTTTAGTCCAGCTGTTCCTGCGTGAAGAGACAGTGAGGGTCATTACAGCTGGCAACGCCATATTACAGAAAAGCCACATGTATGAGGTACTGGTCGACCTGCagcgtgcagcagcagcactgagtgAACCACAGcag GAGGAGATGGAAGAGGCTGAGAGCCCCATGGAGGAGGAACCATCCATCAACTCCTCCCCTGTGAGCGAGGCAGAGCTTGATAGGCTGGCGGGAGTTTTGGAAGAGTTACATCACCTGTTAGAAACAGCCCCTCACTGCATGGTGCAGCCACCTGGGAAAGCCTTTCCGACGACTGCAAGAGTAACAGGACCCCAGGAGAGGGACGATCCATACCCGACTCTGTATAg GTATATGCATGCATGCCATTTCCTGGAGAGCACAGCAGCGGTGCTGTCAGCGGCTGCGGCGGCCGGTCACCTCGGTGTCACCCAAGCTATTAGAGAGCTCCTACGTTTCCTGTCGCTCACCCAGTCAGGCCTGCTCTTCCTTCTCGCCCAGCCCACTCCCGCGAATCTGCTGCTGCGTCTCCTGGCATCGATGGCAGAAGCTGAGAGCGAGGAGACCGCCATTACAGGGGGCGAGGGGGGTGTCACAGGGCCAGGGTTTGGTGAAGAGGGCTTCGGTGTGTGGCTAATGCAGGCGCTGCATGCTCTGCAGGGCGTGTCAGAGCTCATGAGCCATGTGGCCATGGGAGGAGACGGAGGAGCTGGGCTAGAGGAAGGTGACAACCCGGAGGTACTGGGCATGCTCCATGCACTCTACCTGATGACCTTCACACAGACTGGTCGCAGTGCTGTGGCCCATGTTTTCAGCCTGGATAACAACCTGTCGTGTCTGGTCACACTGCTTCAGCACCACAGCAAGGACGGACAGGG TGAGGCCAAAGCTCGCAAAGCAGTGACGTATAACTACGCCTGCATGCTGGTGTTACTAGTGGTACAGACCTCTAATGAACTGCGGATGATGGAACAATTTGCTGCCCCACTACTCACCATAGCCAAGGCTGATGACCTGAATGCCAAGTTGCAGG AGCTCAGCAAATGGCTGGAGCCTCTGGAAAAAGTCCGCTTTGAGATTGGCAGCATTCCCACCCTCATAGACTACATCAAACAG AATGTGGAAAATGTTTTGACCGCTGAGGGAGCTGGACTGGTCACTGCTCTCAGGGTCCTTTGTCACATTGCCTCCGCTCCACCTGCTGTAGAAG GTCAGCAGAGGGATCTTAAGTGGAGTCTTGCAGGGGTCCAACTGTTCTCCGGCGAGGGTCTGGATACGTGTGTGCGTGTCCTACAGAAGCTGTGCAGTGTGTTGCTGCAGCCATGGCGTGTACACGGACACATGGGCCCCACGCCCCAGCGCTGCATGATCCTCAGTATATGTATCAGCACACTGCGGTTGCTGCGCACCATGCTGATGGAGCTGCTGCGCGGGGGAGCTTTCCAATTCAGGGACACGCGCGTGGCCAGCGTGTTGGTGTCGCTCCACATGATAGTGTGCTCCATCCCCGCGTCTGGACGTCTAGACGGAGAGGAGACAAGAGTGCAGGCACTTATCGTTGATATACTGCTCACCTTCACGCAGGGTGTCAATGAAGAG GTGACTCATACAGAGGAGACTCTGGCCAGCAACACTTGGTCTCTGATGCTAAAGGAGGTTTTGAGCTCACTGCTAAAAGCTCCTGAAGGTCTGTTTTCTGGTCTGACGTTGCTGTCTGAACTCCTGCCTCTTCCACTGCCAATGCAGAGCACTCAG GTGATATCGGTCCAAGATGTGGCCGTAGCCTTAAACACAAGGAAGCTGTGGAGCATGCACATACGGGCGCAGTGGAAAGTGTTTTCCGAGGcgttgaggtgtgtgtgtgccaccaGCTGCCCTCCTCTCCTGGCCATGCTGAGGAGAATGTGTGTTCAGCTGGCAGACCTGTCTTCACCCACTGCGACACTCATCATGAAGATGccgctggagctgctgctggaggagctgcagcc GGCGGAGGGGAAAGGCGTGTGCTGGGGCCAGGTCCTGCGTCTGCTGTCCTTGATGGACGCTCTGGTGTCACAGAAATCTTGTAAGAGCGCAGCACTGCACCTGCTGTCCGGGTCTGTGTCCGGGGATGAACAGCTGGCCGATCTGTTCCCCTCGCTGCTGTCTCTGTTAGTTCCTCCAGCTGACCACTccttacagcagcagcagtgcagcgAAATAGTTGGGACAATATTACAGTCACTGTGTGACCAG GACATTTCTCTGGTGGTTTCTCCACCTGGTGAGACCTGTGTGTCAGAGGCCGAGCAACTGGCCAATGCACTCCCAGGGCGAGAGATGATGACATCAGTGTGCAACGCCTTGTTGGAGGTTTTGGGGAATTCAGAGAGCAGTGTTCCACTCCTCCTCACCTGTATCAGGACTCTGACATTCCTCACTGAGCACGACTATGGACTCTTCCACCTCAAAGT TGGTCtgaagaaacatggtggtggtCTGTACACGCTGTTGAAGAGGTTGGTGTTTGCCTTCAACAAGGACTCAGCAGATCTGCTCTCAGCTCTGCTTGACTTCCTCAGACAGATCGTCAACACAGAAACAATG TGTGTAGATGAGGCCCAGGGGTCTGGCGAGGAGTCGGCGTTCATTTCTCCACGGTTGCTGTCAGGCTGCGAGATGAAAGGACTACTGCAGTGGGAGGACTCTGACTCCCATCCGCTCCCTACTTTAGAGAAACAGATTACG AAACTGTGTAAGGAGGATGATTCACTGGAGACGATGTTGGAGACTGTGATTGTTCTGAGGCAGACACTGGAAACGGCCACAGACGCACCTCCTGCAGTTGAAACTGAGCCCACTCTGCCACCACCGGAGACGCTTGCAGCTCAGTTTAATCACAG GACGGTGTTCATTCTGTCTGAAACTCTGGATGAGCAGCTGAAGACTCTGTGGTTCTCTCCCTTCCAAACTGATGACATCGAAGCAGATCTCGATATg GTGAAGGTGGATCTGGTGGGTCTGGCTCAGGAGTGTTGTCCAGAACTGGACCTGAAGGCAGAACTGGAGCGCTCCTTCCTGTCCGAGCCCTCCTCTCCTGGTCACACTAAGGCTCCAAAAGGCTTCCGACTGGGCAAACACAAGCACGAGACCTTCATTACATCAAG CGGTAAATCAGACTACATTGAGCCTGCAAAGAGAGCCCACATCATGGCTGCACCTCGTGGCCGCGGAGGTCGAGGAGGGTTTGGACAGAATCTCAACCGACCCCACGATATCTTTCGCCAGCGCAAACAGAACACCTCCCGTCCTCCCAGTATGCACGTGGATGATTTTGTGGCGGCGGAGTTTAAAGACATTACAACTCCCCTTGGACTTTTGCCTCCCAAACGGCCCCCAAAGAACTCCCCCAAACCCCCCACCAGAGGACTGTTCACTGGCAACAGAGGCAGAGGCACCTTCCACAGCCAAACACGATTTTTCACTCCACCACAACCCAAAGGTGTACTGCTCTCCG GTAACTACACACGCAGAGAAGGAGGCCGTGGTTCATCATGGAGTGGCCAAGTTCCAGCTGTCACTCACAGAGGAACCTACAGCGAACCTCGCGGAGGCCAGAGCAACTTCACACGTGGACCGCTGCCCTCCAGACAACCCCCAGCAA GCGCATATAGGCTGGCTCCACGGGACCGAGCCCCGCGGGGAAGAGGAGGCGCTGGACTGTCATGGCTCAgcgggggaggagggggtggcaGCGCTGGAGGAGGCGgtgggggaggtggaggaggcagaggatcTCAGGGGAGCAAATTCAGTGGTGGGGGAGGGAGCGGAGGTGGCAGGGGCAGACACGTTCGCTCCTTCACCAGGTGA